The genomic region CTCCGCACGAAGGCACCGAACCTGGTATAGACGTTGAGACTGATGAACATGACCCCTCCGGGGTCGAGGCTCCTGTGAATGCCGCGGAGCACGCGGTCCGGGTCTTTCATGTGGTCGAGGACGTTGTCGAGTATCACGAACGAGAAGGTCTTCCCCAGGGAAAGAATATCTTCACCGGTACCGTTGTGGCGTATGACACCCCTGTCTCTCACACGCTCGAACTCGGGCTGCGAGCTGTAATAGTCCTCCAGGGGGTCGAGGGCGTGGCGTTCATCCGCTTCGAGATAATTCACGATGCCCACCGGCCCCGGCCCTATCTCGAGGACACTGATCCGTGCCTGTGAGGCGAGAAACGGCTTTGCTCGCCTCCAGATACCCTCAGCCCGGTTCTCATACCACCTGTACCGCGACACCTCACCCGTCGCCGCAGACACCTGTCTCGACCAGAAATCCCTCTCGTACACCTGCGCTTTTTCCCATCGCACAGTTGATATGGCCCGTTGCATGCTCCCTCCTAAGCCCCTTCAGGACCCGCAAGGCTGCGGGTCGGGAGGGTTCGTGTACAGATACCGTATGGCGGCGGAGATCCCCAGCAGGAAGTAGAGATTGACGGAGTAGCCGTGACTGAGTAGAAGACCTCCTGCCCAGAATCCGTAGAAAGCCAGTTCCACAAAGAAGGCCGGCCGTGACAGGGGATGGTCCCTGTCCCCGCGTACCCTGCGCAGCTGACGTATGGCCAGGAGATTGAGGATGATGAAGACGAGGACACCGGGTATCCCTGTCTCCACAGCGACCTGGAGGATCGAAGAGTGCGGGGTCAGCCACGTCTGACTGCCCCCCTCACGGGCCCGGAAGAGACCGAGGGCCACTGCCGAGCAGCCCGTGCCCGTGCCCAGAACAGGATTCTCACCCAGGATGGCGAGATTCTGCTTCCAGAGGTTGATGCGGCCGTTCTCATCGACAAGGTTGTAGTCCTCACCCATGTCTTGAAAGCGTCCTTCAACGACCGAGAAATAGCTCATGAAAACAAATGCCAGCAGGACCACCGCGGCCACCTTCGCGATGCCCCGTATCCTGGGAACGCTGCTCAGGAAGAGGATGACGATGACAACGGCCAGCGACAGGACACCGCCCCTGGAACGGCTCATCATTATCCCCGCCGCCGCCAGGCAGGCCGCGGCGACCGAGAGGACCTTCATTACCCTGCCCTGCCAGGCAAACAGCAGGTACAGGCAGAGGGGTACGAAGGTGGCGAAGAGCAATGCCGCGTCGTTCGGGTCGTACATGGCGCTTGCCGCCGCCCGGAAACCCTGGTAGGCGGAGGCTTCCAAGATATAGAGGGACGCGCAGAAGAGAAGGCTCACCACCGCCACCGCCGCGGTCACCTGCAGCCTCCTCAGGGACCGAACCTGAATGACGGTGACAAGGAAATAGAGAAGGGTTGCCGGCATCACCGTGGTGAGAAAACTGAAAGACACACCCCTGTGGACCGCGAAGGGTGTTCCCACCAGC from Syntrophorhabdus sp. harbors:
- a CDS encoding O-antigen ligase family protein — protein: METQSSVSTERLGPSFICFLIWTFISIARPQDFMVFLVPLRPVLVICVVTIAMMFLEGVSLPRGIFKLTEVRLVLLLCLVMLVGTPFAVHRGVSFSFLTTVMPATLLYFLVTVIQVRSLRRLQVTAAVAVVSLLFCASLYILEASAYQGFRAAASAMYDPNDAALLFATFVPLCLYLLFAWQGRVMKVLSVAAACLAAAGIMMSRSRGGVLSLAVVIVILFLSSVPRIRGIAKVAAVVLLAFVFMSYFSVVEGRFQDMGEDYNLVDENGRINLWKQNLAILGENPVLGTGTGCSAVALGLFRAREGGSQTWLTPHSSILQVAVETGIPGVLVFIILNLLAIRQLRRVRGDRDHPLSRPAFFVELAFYGFWAGGLLLSHGYSVNLYFLLGISAAIRYLYTNPPDPQPCGS
- a CDS encoding class I SAM-dependent methyltransferase; this encodes MQRAISTVRWEKAQVYERDFWSRQVSAATGEVSRYRWYENRAEGIWRRAKPFLASQARISVLEIGPGPVGIVNYLEADERHALDPLEDYYSSQPEFERVRDRGVIRHNGTGEDILSLGKTFSFVILDNVLDHMKDPDRVLRGIHRSLDPGGVMFISLNVYTRFGAFVRSIMECLEIDKGHPFNFSRFPLISLLRKKGFQVLWSQTEDYGAQKRAYRRSGELRKVLKSSLGVVDFRFDAFCRRV